A genomic stretch from Numida meleagris isolate 19003 breed g44 Domestic line chromosome 2, NumMel1.0, whole genome shotgun sequence includes:
- the POLR2K gene encoding DNA-directed RNA polymerases I, II, and III subunit RPABC4 — protein sequence MDSQKDVQPPKQQPMIYICGECHTENEIKARDPIRCRECGYRIMYKKRTKRLVVFDAR from the exons ATGGATTCACAGAAGGATGTTCAGCCTCCAAAGCAGCAGCCAATGATTTACATTTGTGGAG AATGtcatacagaaaatgaaataaaggcaAGAGATCCAATCAGATGCCGAGAATGCGGGTACAGAATAATgtacaagaaaagaacaaaaagat TGGTAGTTTTTGATGCCCGGTGA
- the FBXO43 gene encoding F-box only protein 43 — MSDNHSVTFNIIKRNRLTSPSSSFQCSSFKDARSTSVFLDSGCNESVKDPDAEHKETPRATSSSLLQEHSDRIHPNALCSVSSIENEMNSISLSERREANRSTYFFETPKAGRKGSSLRRRLLLSKAGAAVGSCEKQGSSSGSSRKKLFPSVLSSEENLSQTASDSSKEKSCDTLRGSSAETEGSSPDCPKRRLSFSQQRTSTLDESKCKDPLLLETECFSPIERKDVTVSNTNEYSDSVLRSVSEGLLQTPTYSVLPEASDSKILTSVDSLVENFNFELCDRNNPSVKLASYPNISTPEDSGYNSLHLDKSGDSLSDHEGSYQEIFRKRKEGSKILDIKKKARKLERVRRLSTLREQGSQSETEDHHGSPSNSAHMLAEESFVTEDRELVLKEQTSEDLTVNYGDLSRTPALQIVHEICLQRQRSDKNQVSKNVDGTQIVALEHVLAGLIGKKMGLEKLDILTELKYRNLKHVLAIVLDASTVESLCSIWKVSKNWREIIVQDKSADRRRKLYIKQLKEEAEEYLLKAEDAATRLNVINRSALRPVQAQARTPVLQTPPSYTELTPRRCNSVPQSTSRREEYIKVAKTLFTDEALKPCPRCQYPAKYQLVKKWGLCSREACAFEFCILCLHAFHGSKECNSLSAKQKNKKDAPPGSAQSKRNLKRL; from the exons ATGTCAGATAATCATTCAGTAACGTTCAATATTATTAAAAGGAACAGGCTAacatctcccagcagcagttttcagtgCTCCAGTTTTAAAGACGCTCGTTCCACTTCGGTATTTCTGGACAGCGGATGCAATGAGTCAGTAAAAGATCCTGATGcagaacacaaagaaacacCGAGAGCAACAAGTTCATCTTTGCTACAAGAGCATTCTGACCGTATTCATCCAAATGCCCTCTGTTCTGTGTCAtctattgaaaatgaaatgaattctATCTCCTTAtcagagagaagagaagcaaataGGAGTACATATTTTTTTGAAACTCCGAAAGCGGGTAGAAAAGGCTCCTCATTACGCAGGAGACTGCTTTTATCGAAGGCTGGTGCAGCTGTAGGAAGCTGTGAAAAACAAGGTAGTTcttcagggagcagcaggaaaaagcTATTCCCTTCTGTTCTTAGCTCTGAAGAAAACCTCTCACAAACTGCCTCAGActcttcaaaagagaaaagttgCGACACCCTAAGAGGTAGCTCTGCAGAAACTGAGGGCTCCAGTCCCGATTGCCCCAAACGGCGACTATCCTTCTCACAACAAAGGACTTCTACACTAGATGAGTCCAAATGTAAGGATCCCTTATTGCTggaaactgaatgtttttctcCAATTGAGCGTAAGGATGTTACTGTTAGTAACACTAATGAATACAGTGACAGTGTCCTTAGGAGTGTTAGTGAGGGGTTGCTTCAGACTCCTACATACAGTGTGTTACCTGAGGCCAGTGATAGCAAGATCCTGACTTCTGTTGATAGTCTTGTAGAGAACTTTAACTTTGAGCTGTGTGATAGAAACAATCCCTCTGTTAAGCTGGCAAGTTACCCAAATATTTCAACACCTGAGGATAGCGGATATAATTCACTTCATCTGGACAAGTCAGGAGACTCATTGTCTGATCATGAGGGTTCTTATCAAGAGATCTTTCGAAAACGCAAAGAGGGTTCCAAAATtctggatattaaaaaaaaggcaagaaaactTGAACGAGTTAGAAGGTTATCAACTCTTCGGGAGCAGGGCTCACAGTCAGAGACAGAAGATCATCATGGCAGTCCTTCTAATTCAGCACATATGTTAGCGGAAGAAAGCTTTGTCACAGAAGACCGTGAATTAGTTTTAAAGGAACAGACTAGTGAAGACTTAACTGTAAATTATGGAGATCTCTCAAGAACTCCAGCTCTGCAAATAGTCCATGAAATTTGCTTGCAAAGACAAAGATCAGATAAAAATCAAGTATCAAAGAATGTAGATGGAACACAAATAGTTGCATTAGAACATGTTCTTGCTGGACTTATTGGCAAGAAAATGGGCCTTGAAAAATTAGATATtttaactgaattaaaatacagaaatttaaaacatgttCTTGCTATTGTTTTAGATGCTTCGACAGTGGAAAGTCTGTGCAG CATTTGGAAAGTAAGCAAAAACTGGCGTGAAATCATTGTGCAGGATAAAAGTGCAGATAGGAGGAGGAAGTTGTAcataaaacagctgaaagaagaaGCTGAG GAATATTTATTGAAAGCTGAAGATGCTGCCACAAGACTTAATGTTATCAACAGATCTGCTCTAAGGCCAGTTCAAGCTCAAGCCAGAACTCCTGTACTACAAACGCCACCCTCTTACACTGAACTTACGCCCAGGAGATGCAATTCTGTTCCCCAGTCAACCAGTAGACGGGAAGAATACATAAAA GTTGCTAAAACTCTGTTCACTGATGAAGCTCTAAAACCCTGTCCAAGATGTCAATATCCTGCAAAGTATCAGTTGGTAAAGAAATGGGGGCTTTGTAGCAGAGAGGCCTGTGCATTTGAGTTCTGTATTTTATGTCTGCATGCTTTCCACGGGTCTAAAGAATGTAATAGTTtatcagcaaaacagaagaacaaaaaagatgCTCCTCCAGGAAGTGcccaaagcaaaagaaatttaaaaagactCTAA